DNA from Onychomys torridus chromosome 1, mOncTor1.1, whole genome shotgun sequence:
TGACCTCATTTTATCTTAGCCATCTCCCTAAAGATTCCCTGTCctgggccagaaagatggcttagcaggtaaaagtaCCTTCcacccaagcctgacaacttgagtgtGATCCTGTAAACCCACATCAAGGTGGAGAGAGCTGAGTCCTATAagtgtcctctgatttccatgcatcctccctacacacacataaaagtaaaaataaccccccccccccacacacacacacacatacacacacacaaatgatccTATATCCTTCCAAATGCAGGGGCTTAGACCAGTAACTCCAGTATTTGGAAGGCttaggcaggaggactgctttgagttcgaggccggcctgggctacagtaaAATACTGTCTCGAACCATCAGTGAAGGAGCCAAGCTGTCTTGGTCACTGTTgtggtgctgtgaagagacgctgTGGTCAAGGCGACGCTTACAGGCTGGAGCTGTTATCCTCCTGATCCTGTGGCTTGGGAGCAGGGGGCAGGCAGCAAGCAgctgtggtgctggagtagtaacTGAGAGCTGCACTCTGATCTGCAAAGAGACTGgacctggcctgggcttttgtaagtccaccaccagtgacacacttcttccaacaaggccacacctcccaatcctttaATCTCTCAGAGTTTCACTCCCTAgtcactaagcattcaaatatataaataagcctATGGAGGAAATTCTAGTTCAAATCACCAAGGTGCACATGAGCCCCCAGATGTGAACCCTGTGTTCTTCCGACCTTACCTCTTGTTGCAGGTGTGGCCGGAGGCCTGACCAACCTCTCCAAGATGCCTGCCTGCAACATTATGCTGCTGGGAGCCCAGCGCAAGACACTGTCTGGTTTCTCCTCTACCTCAGTGCTGCCCCACACCGGCTACATCTACCACAGTGACATCGTACAGTCGCTGCCCCCAGTAAGCCCTTTACCTTGTCCCCTGCTCCCAGCCCCATGCCTTATCTGGTTTGGCTGACAGTCGCACTCAGGAGCCTGGAGGATAGGACAGCATGTGTTGGAGTAGGACACAATGCTGGGGCCACCACTTGACAATTAggatggtggggtgggtggaAGCTGGGAACCCTGCGATTAGGTAGCTAGAGTACACCCCTCAAGAGGCTGTTAGTAGATAAGCCCACAGGTATGAAGCCTACCTCCTAGAACATGGGGTACAGCTGGACCTAGATGAGAAGCGACTGTTGTGGTGGCTGTTCCCTTGCCTCTAGAGAGTCATGgtttcctctcccctttccatTGCTCCAGGATCTCCGGCGGAAGGCAGCCCGGCTGGTGGCTGCCAAATGCACTCTGGCAGCCCGTGTGGACAGTTTCCACGAGAGCACAGAGGGGAAGGTGAGGAGAGGACAGGCGTCTGTCCCTGGGCTCGGGGTCTTTTCATGAGAAGCTACTTCAGAGAGCCCTCCAGACTAGCAGACGAATGTATGTGTCTGCAGCCTTCACCTCTGGGCATCAGTTGCATAGGGCAGCTATACCAAATCACTGTTGATGGAGTGGCTTCATAGAGAAGTTTGCCGGGCCTGGTAGCTTATATCTTTAGccccagtacttgagaggaagaggtaggaagatcactAGTTTGAGGTACCCTGGGCTgtataatgagtttcaggccagatgAATctctacatggtgagatcctaactttgaaaaaaagcccagggctagagatgtggctcagtcagTTAAATTCTTTCATGCAAGTGTGGggacaaaaatgtgtgtgtgttggggggggaaCAGGTAcagtagtacatgcctgtaaccccagtgctggagaggtggagacaggagggtatCTGGGGCTTGTGGGCCAGTCAACTAAATCATGAAGTTCCAGgtttaatgagagaccctgtctcaagaaataaggtgtGGAGTGAAGTGTAGAAGCCTCGTGATGCTATCTCTGGTCTccgatgtgcacacacatacacacagtctcACTGGACAAACATCAGGGTATTAGTTGGGCTGTTCGCATTTGTAGCCTTGAGGGAGGAAATGTTCCTGCCCCTGTCAACACCAGAGGCCACCAGCCAAGGCAGCATCTCCAGTCTTTCTGATGCTGCTAGGTTGGGGCCCCTTGTAGGATATTGAGCTCACACTCAATGACAATGCAAGGTATTGTCACATCTCAGTCCTGAACTGAGTCACATCTGCAAAGATCCTCTGCTACGTGAACTGTAGTGACAGATTCTGGAGACCAGGACACCTGACaccaaggcagatctctgtgttggAAGGACCAGTGTTGCCCACCACACTAGGACCGCCCTCCATTGGTAGGGACATAACACCAGTGGTACTTTCTGTTTTCCTGGGTGGGCTCAGAAAGTATGGagtctctgctgtgtgtgtgacCCTGCTAGAAACCCCTAAGTCAGGGTTCAGTCTCTGCCTTTGCCACTGTCTAGACAAGGCAGTACAGCAGGGAATCACATAGATGTCAGATGTCTGCCTCCATGgctctttgtgtgtggggggcagtACTGGGATGGTCCCTAGGATTTTACACAccctagacaagtgctctatcacttaGCTCCAtcctcagtcagtctctctctctcgcgctctctctctctctctctctctctctctctctctctctctctctcacacacacacacacacacacacacacacacacacacacaaacttttgtgggttttgttgttattgttttttgagataaggtctcttctCATCTCTAGTCCAGGAAAGCCTTGAAGaattttgatccttctgcctcagcttccctggtAACTGGGATTGGAAGTCACATAGCACTTATGTTCTAATCTAGCTGGGACCAAAACACCTAGGCAGTAGGCCTGAAAAATCTGTAATGGGTCCAGTAGTGCTGTGTGAATACCAGGGATGATAAGGGGAATTGTGGGGTGAGGAAGCTTAGATTCTGACTCAGCTAGGATGTGAGGAAGAGCTTTGAGGATGTTGTAATATGGGCCTGAGTGAAGTTAGAGTCAATTGTGTGGATACTTGGGCTACCCACTTGAAAGAATGTTCCAAGCAGAGGGAATAGTGAGCACAGAGAACCTAAGGCTAGAGCTTGGTGAATCCCGCAGGGACAGGAGCCTGCTGCACCCAGGGCCAGATAGTGTGCAACCCAGATGGGGTCTGTTCTAAGAGGCCGGGAGATCTGTGGTGTGAGAGATACAGCAGAGGTGACATGCTTTCTGCTGACTGGAGAACACAGGGTTTCTGCTTGGCCCGTTTATGTGTGAAGGACTTGGGTGGAAGCAGTTACCCAAAGGCTGCAGAGCTTGGTTGTAAGGGTTGAACATGAGCTACAACTTCAAGGGGCGCCAGGCACTGAGAACCCCACAGGACACCCTCCCTGACCCAAGAAGTACGAACATGTTTTGTCTTGGGGAGGGTACACTGTCAGATGGACAGGTGCACAATAGATGGGTTGATGATGTACGGACATACTGCCTGAGGGACAGTCAACATAGCTGGCCACAGCTTCTCCCCAACTCCCTGCCCAGGTGGGCTACGAGCTAAAGGATGAGATTGAGCGCAAGTTTGACAAGTGGCAGGAGCCACCACCAGTGAAGCAGGTGAAGCCCCTGCCTGCACCCCTTGATGGGCAGCGGAAGAAGCGAGGGGGCCGAAGGTAAGGGGCTCTGGAGGGGCTAGAAGCTGGGAAGGGGGTGAGGATGAGGCTAGCACCTTCCTAGCCAACTCCCTATATCCTGTTGGCACCCACCTTCCCCAGGTACCGCAAGATGAAGGAGCGGCTAGGACTGACAGAGATCCGGAAGCAGGCCAACCGCATGAGCTTTGGAGAGGTCAGCTGGCTCCACAGTAGCAGTGGGACCTTGATGTCTCTCTCTGCAGATCCTGCTGCCATCCTTTCTTTCCACCCTGTAGTCCCAGAGCAGACCTGGGACTGCCCcaacctcctccctcctgcctcgtCTTTCCCTCAAAACGTGCTTCCCCGTCATGACCTTTGCAGCTCTGAGCTGGCTGCTCACCCACCCGGCCCCATATGCTGCACCTACACCTGACCATCACCCAGGTGGTCCTGAGAGAGTCCGTCCACTCAGGTGCCACCGCAGTGGTGCAGCCCATCCCAGTTCCTGGTGATGTAATCTGAATTTAGGGTGAAGTGGCCACTCTGTATTCAGCTCAGGAACCAGTTCTTCACAGGGTTCCCAGCCATACCCAAGCAGAGTAGGCTCTTTCTCAGTCCTGCCAGCTGAGTGGGCACCCGTGAGACTGGCTGATTGGAGACTCCCTGGGGGACTGGCTGAATGTAGCCAGCTTCTTAACAGCAGGCCACTCTCATCTCACCAGATTGAGGAGGATGCCTATCAAGAAGATCTGGGCTTTAGCCTGGGCCACTTGGGCAAGTCAGGCAGTGGGCGTGTGCGGCAAACACAGGTGAATGAGGCCACCAAGGCCAGAATCTCCAAGACACTGCAGGTATGGACTGGGCCCGTGGAAATGGGGGGCACGTAGGACATGGAGGTCAGTGAGCCTGGATCAACCTCCCCCTTCCCTACAGCGAACCTTACAGAAACAGAGTGTGGTGTATGGCGGGAAGTCTACCATCCGTGACCGGTCCTCGGGGACTGCCTCCAGCGTGGCTTTCACTCCACTCCAGGTACCACACCCTCCCCTACCAGGCGTGAGGTAGGGTTGTTGTGGAGGTTTGTTGACCTAACACATGAAGGGCTTAGGagcccagggccacacagtaagGCAAATGGTTGGGAGTGACAGCTGTGACAAGCTCGGACCAACTTTGAACTGGTCTAGGACTCTGTTCGTGTAATCCAGATACCGTGAGCATCCTAGTCTTTGCTAGTCAGGGTAACCTGAAGGCGGGCTTGAGTATCACCCCAGCCCAGTGGCAGTGAACAGTGTGAAGCAGAATGGCTTCAGGTTACTCATGACAGAGGTAGGCAAATGTGTCCCATAATGTCAGAAGTAGAGTGCCTACTGATCACCAGCCTACCATCTTCCCGGCTTCAGGCATAGTGACAAGAGAGACAAGgcttagccaggtgtggtagcacacacctttaatcccaacactcaggaggcaaagacaggcggatctctgagttcaaagccagcctggtctataaaccttgtctcaaaaaaccaaggggaaaagagagagacagagacagagagagacagagagagagagacagagaaggcttgcttttggggggggggttcatggGTGGGAGAGGACAGATGAGTGAATCAAGTACACTGCATTAGAAGGGTGCCACAGAGAAGCAGGAGTGAAAGGTGGTGGGGCCAGAGAAGGCCCAGCAAGAAGAGTGGAAACATTCAGCATCACATTATCATTGTGTTGATGTGGGATTTGCAGGAAACTGGCTGGTCATATCCCTTTGGggctcagtttcctcatccagAACCAGACAGgagtggtggttttttgttttgtttttcaagacagggtttctctgtgtcatttttggtgcctgtcctgaatctcactctgtagcccaggctggccttgaactcacagagatctacctggctctgcctccgaagtgctgggattaaaggcgtgtgccaccaccacctggcaggagTGGTGTTTTTAGCATCATCTGAGGAAGTTAACAATCCTGATATCCAGGCCCTACGCCTAGACCCATTGGGACAAAATCTCCCAAACTGGGGGAGACTCCAGGGACTGTAAACAGTCCCGTGTCCACTAGAGTGTTTGGGGGCTGACATGTCTGGTTGTCACACAGTAGGGAGGCCTGAGCCTCCCCACCTTACGTGTCACCCTCTCCCTTCCCAACCCAGGGTCTGGAGATTGTGAACCCACAAGCAGCTGAGAAGAAGGTGGCAGAGGCCAACCAGAAGTATTTCTCCAGCATGGCTGAATTCCTCAAGGTCAAGGGTGAGAAAAGTGGCACCATGTCCACCTGAAGAGGCCCACACCCCAGGTGGCCACCCACTGGAAGGACATGGAGGACTAGAACTTCTGAAATGATGGACATCTACCCAGGAAGTTGTGGTGGCAGCCTGCCCCGCTCTGTCCTTGGTCTAAGGCCACATAGCATCTAAGGAAAATGGTGAAGGGTCTTGGCCTCCCTACCCCATCACCCAGACTGCTACTGCCCCAAATGGGCAGAGAAGGTCTTCCTCACACTCATCTTTTTTACTTACATGGGGAAaggaagtgctttttttttttttttttttttttttagaaagagtaCAATTAAATGCACAGTGTCAGGCTCTGACCAGAGGGTGTGATTATTTGTGAAAGACCCAGAGGAGTCAGAGCTGTGGGTTTCTAGTCAAGGTAGCATTGACCCAGCTCTTGTCCTGGAATCGAAAAGGAGAAAAGCCCTTTCCATTTCCGGCATCACCACACACCCCCTGAGAACCTCAGCATCATGGCTGAACAGTATGGCCACAACAAAGCTCCAGAGCCCAACAAAGGCTTACTGTTGTCCCTCAGGCTAGAAGCCTCCTTGGTCCAAGATCCACATCTGCACTGTGAGGCACCTCAGAAGCCTGGGAAGTGTCTGCAGAAAGCACCCAGCACTGGGCTTATTGGGGAGCCAGTTGTTTTAATCCATGTTTGCTGAGGGGGCCACGCTTGAGCCCTCAATAAGGGTGAGGCAGATGGGTACCCTGCTGTGGGAGGCACCAATGCCAGGTAAGCAAAAGACACATGCACTACCCAGTCTGACTTGAGAACCAATGCTCTGCCAAGGGAAAAAGTAGAACAGGCTGGACCATCTTTGGTGTGTTATGAATCTGTGATTTTGCAGAAGATAAGTAAGAGTCATTGCTAGGCTCCATTTTCTCAGGTTGAGCTTAACTCTGAGGGTTTGAACATGGACCCAGCTGGAGAAGTCAGGATTTCTCTTACTCATAATTTTGGCAGGTCCCTCTTGGGCTTCCTGGTCCATTCCTCCCTCTGGGCCTTCTTCCCCTATCTCCCCACTCTCTATGTTGACCCCAGTCCCTGTGGGTCTGCACGGAAAGCACTTTGTACATCACCTCCTTTAGAATCCTTGCTCCATCCCTGCCTGACTTGCATCTGACATGGCCAGTGGTGAGTCTTGGAATTCAAGATGCTGCAGAATGCCTTGAGGGCTAAGACATGGTTGCTAATTCTAGAGTTTGATTCAGTTTTGCTAAGAGCaaattacaggacagccagagctacacagagaaactctgtcttgaaaaaaagtaacaaaagcagcataagaacctgagttcaatactcagcaCCCCATATAAGAATGGCAGCATGTGTTTGCCATCCCAATGCTGAGTAGGTGGAGACAAGTGGATGGATCACTAGGGCATGCTACCAGCCATCAATGAGTCCCAGGTCCTGATGAGTGGCCTatctgaataaaaaataaaaagctactgAGGTGGATTTGGCCTTCACAAGCACATCTGTGCTGCTACACACAATACATTAATACGTACACACACAATTTCAGGAAAGAGAGTTGGCTGGAGAattcctcagtggttaagaatactggctgttcctccagaggacctgggtttgattctcagcacctgtaTGGCAGCCCACAatggtctataactccagtcccagaagatATGACATCCTTCCCTAGTCtccctgggtaccaggcacacatgtttTGCACAGGTATAGGctaaacacccatacatacacaaaaacatgtTTCTAAAGGGCCCGGAAGGCAGCAGTTCACCTCAGGGTACTTTCCTAGCTGTGTCAAGGGCCTGCCTCAAAACAGTTTTAATAGGGCTGCcttgcaggacaggctccaaagcaacacagaaatcctgtttcagaaacaaaacaaaacaaaacaaaaaacaactggagcactgactgctcttccagaggtcctgagttcaattcccagcaactacatggtggctcacaaccatctgtaatgagatctagtgccctcttctggcctgcagtcaaaacatgctgtatacataataaatctttaaaaagggagGTGGGACTGCCACAAcatgtggtggtatacacctttaatcccaagactccTAGGCAGAGACCAGATTtatgtgagttggaggtcagcctagtctacatagtgagttccaaagcCTACATAATAAGATCCTTTAAAAAGGGCAGAAGCTGGGACAtgatggtacatacctgtaatcccagcatttgggaaatagaagcaggaaggccaggagttcaaggtcgtcctctgctacaaagctagttcaagtccagcctgtcCTATATGAAACCCTGCCAAAAAAGAGGTGAGAGGCAATTGCAGGAATAGCTCAATAGTAGGGTATTTTCCTGtcatgtgaagccctgggttcaaatctccctgtgattaaaaagaaaagtgcaTTTCCGTGTGTTATTTTTGGTGCTAGTTAAAGGACCATGCTTTGAGGAGTTTTGGGTGAGTGGTCTTTACATTAGCTGCACATTGGAATTATCTCAGGGAAAGAATGGTAGCCGGTTCCTGCCTTCAGAGGTTGATGGAATTGTTCTAGCATGAGCCTGAGTATTTGAATCCCCTACCCTTCACCCCagcttcccaggtgattctaaagtGCAGCTAAACCTGAGAGTCATCACTCTGTGTTCTTGGGGCCGTCAGCATGCCCTGGGAGCTTGTTAGAAGAAGTAGAATTGGGGACCAATTAGATGAGCTGCATCTTAACAAACAGATTCCTGATAAGGCTAGAAGTTGGTCTACATTCAGGGCCCACGTGGAATAGCAAAGCTGTGCATGAATAACAAACTCAAAAGAGTATGGGGATATTAGGAAAAATCTGGACAAATGCAACTTCCCAGGTTTCACTTTCTTAAGTCTATGTGACCCTAGAAATATgcacttaaaaaaagaatgtatgtgaatgtgttaGTATAAGTGCACCAGCATCAGCCAGATGAGGGAGTCAGATACCCTGGAAGTGGTGTTAACAGgcatgtgagctaccatgtggctgctgggaacagaatcccaagtcctctgcaggaaAGTGtatcttaactgccaagccatctctccagcagaatATGCCTTTTTATAAGCCATTTCTTCCTGTCTTGCTTCATGCCATCCTGTTGGGATGCAATGCACATCCATGTTCTCTTCAAGTTTGGATTTATCTTAATTTCCTTCACCTAGGCAGGCAGAGATAGATCTGGCTTCCCAATTCACGAAAACGTGGTGCTCAAGTTTTCAACGCAAGTCATTGCTGGGACTATTCATCTACTAATTCAGCAAAAGGCTACGGAGTGCTTTATGAGTGCTAAACACTGAGAAATCCAAAGAGGGAGACCCAAGTAAGTATTCTTAAAACAAAAGGGCAGGATCTGAACAAAAAGAGGCTCACCTAAGCATTCTGcggcgcgcgggggggggggggggggcagggaagtTTACTCCTTAAGAAGCATAACAGAGCTCTAATGAGTAGCTACTACAGATGTAAATGAGGTAGGGTAAAGCGCAGTTTCTTCTGCAGCTTCTACGGCTACAGAATCCTTGCAACACCAAAGAAACGGAGGTAGAGCAGAGTGCCCCACAGTCTGCTTTTCCGGAGGCAGGACAGTCCCATGCTCAGTCACTTCTGCTATGCATGGTGCTAGTGAATTGTCTCTGATTCCgcctttccttcttccatccagaaagcaCTGACTTTTAGAGATATGCCAAGCAGAGGCACTTGGAGAACGAGTATGAGGATCAGGAAACAACCTGGACTGCAGGAATAGGGAGGGATGCTCAGAGAACCACACCTGTCGACAGCTCACGCAGCACCCTCCGCTCACAGCTACTCCATTGGCCAAACTGATGAGCCGGCCCAGGGAAATGGGAGGGGCCTTCTTGTCCAGCTCCTCCCCTTAGGCCTGGTGGCTCTTTTGATTGGCAGAGAACTTGGGCCTAATGCCACacctcacaccccacccccagtcaccTGTCTGTCTCCCACTAGGTAAGCTGCCTTTAACACCCACTCTCCGTGCCTTCCGTCGTTCTCCCTACCCACTTCCATGACCAGCCAATGAGTTCGGGGCGGAATATACCTTGCAACCAATTACAGCTGCTTTCAAACTTGACGGACGACTTCCCGCCCCTCATCCTGACTCCTCCCCGCAGCCAATTGATTTAGGAGAAGGGGGCGGACACATCCAATCAGCACGACACAGGCCTCCTGATTGACATCCAGGCCCTCGCGCTGGCGTGTTGTGCTCTGaggcggggaggaggaggaggagccggGAAGAAAAACCTGAGCCAATCCAAGTAAGCTGAGCGGGAGGCCAATCGAACGCCGCGCCCTGCAGAGACCAGCCAATCCTAGGGAGGGGGCCGGCCTTATCCTCCCTAGGAACCAATGGGACGCGCCTGACGGCGCAGAGCGACGTGCTGTGGGAGCAATGACGGACCTATATTCGGGGCTCGGGGGCGGGCCGGCGCCAGAGacgagaagagaggaggggaggccTCCTCCGTCGCCGCCATCTTGGACCGGGCCCGTTCAGCTTCCGTGGAGCCGTCGGCAGCCGCCGCCGGGCCTTCCCTTGAGCCCCGAA
Protein-coding regions in this window:
- the Prpf31 gene encoding U4/U6 small nuclear ribonucleoprotein Prp31, whose translation is MSLADELLADLEEAAEEEEGGSYGEEEEEPAIEDVQEETQLDLSGDSVKSIAKLWDSKMFAEIMMKIEEYISKQAKASEVMGPVEAAPEYRVIVDANNLTVEIENELNIIHKFIRDKYSKRFPELESLVPNALDYIRTVKELGNSLDKCKNNENLQQILTNATIMVVSVTASTTQGQQLSDEELERLEEACDMALELNASKHRIYEYVESRMSFIAPNLSIIIGASTAAKIMGVAGGLTNLSKMPACNIMLLGAQRKTLSGFSSTSVLPHTGYIYHSDIVQSLPPDLRRKAARLVAAKCTLAARVDSFHESTEGKVGYELKDEIERKFDKWQEPPPVKQVKPLPAPLDGQRKKRGGRRYRKMKERLGLTEIRKQANRMSFGEIEEDAYQEDLGFSLGHLGKSGSGRVRQTQVNEATKARISKTLQRTLQKQSVVYGGKSTIRDRSSGTASSVAFTPLQGLEIVNPQAAEKKVAEANQKYFSSMAEFLKVKGEKSGTMST